A window from Kovacikia minuta CCNUW1 encodes these proteins:
- a CDS encoding glycosyltransferase family 2 protein: MALISVIIPAYNSMTYLPETLNSVLGQTHADFEVLIIDDGSSDHVQEWASKIADSRVKLIAQPNQGASAARNTGITHAQGKYLAFLDADDLWQPNKLEKQLQCFAENPEVGLVHTWVTMINEKSKPTGGILTSFSEGAVWEQLLERNTIACCSVMVRRDCFEQAGLFDQSLRSAEDWDMWIRIARYYPFAVIRQPLALYRMIPTSKSKNCQLVEQSLSRIIEKNFQAVPPELSHLRSRSYGYANFNLAWKALQSRDKDYKAARQFRERAIGYYPELRSTRDYLRLTLAISLMQWFGPNGYSTLLSSLGILRRLALTITNPSLAK; this comes from the coding sequence ATGGCGCTAATCTCTGTCATCATCCCTGCTTATAACTCGATGACCTATCTGCCCGAAACATTAAACAGTGTGTTGGGACAGACCCATGCTGATTTTGAGGTTCTCATTATTGATGATGGGAGTTCAGATCATGTTCAAGAATGGGCATCGAAAATTGCGGATTCTCGCGTTAAATTGATTGCTCAACCTAATCAGGGTGCTTCCGCAGCCCGAAATACGGGCATTACCCATGCCCAAGGAAAATACCTGGCGTTCTTGGATGCGGATGATTTGTGGCAGCCAAACAAGCTTGAGAAACAACTTCAATGTTTTGCTGAAAACCCAGAAGTTGGGTTGGTTCACACCTGGGTCACGATGATCAATGAGAAGAGTAAGCCGACAGGCGGGATATTAACTTCTTTTTCGGAGGGCGCGGTATGGGAACAACTGCTGGAGCGGAATACGATCGCCTGCTGTTCTGTGATGGTTCGGCGAGACTGTTTCGAGCAAGCAGGACTGTTCGATCAAAGCTTGCGATCGGCTGAAGATTGGGACATGTGGATTCGTATTGCGCGCTATTATCCCTTTGCTGTTATTCGGCAACCCCTGGCGCTTTACCGCATGATTCCGACAAGCAAATCCAAAAATTGCCAACTGGTTGAGCAGTCTCTTAGCCGAATTATTGAGAAAAACTTTCAGGCAGTTCCCCCTGAATTGTCTCACCTGAGAAGTCGGAGCTATGGTTACGCAAATTTCAACCTGGCGTGGAAAGCACTGCAAAGTAGGGATAAGGACTATAAGGCAGCACGGCAATTTCGGGAACGGGCGATCGGCTACTATCCCGAACTACGGTCTACCCGCGATTATTTGCGGCTGACTTTGGCGATTTCCCTGATGCAATGGTTTGGTCCCAACGGTTACAGCACTTTGTTGAGTTCTCTGGGGATTCTGCGCCGATTGGCTTTAACGATCACAAATCCGTCCTTAGCAAAATAA
- a CDS encoding lipopolysaccharide biosynthesis protein — protein MLIKKLKQLSSNQFAKNVGWLGGAELVQRVFRLVTTVTLARIFTTQDYGMVSAIYTTFEFTMTFSLRAGIGAKIIQADEEQLETICNTAYWLNWIVCVAIFLLQCVAAYPIAQFYGTNQLVLPLCVSGLSYLIFPFFMIQSALVERENRLHIKAWGYAAQAILSNVIIVVFALLGMGVWAVVWSSVLSYPVWIFILRHYQTWRPSKPFSLEDWQVIIKFGGKRLGVDLLDRLRFNIDYLLVGRFLGLEALGLYFFAFNAGIGISQSVLNSLTLAWYPHFCQVRTDLSQLKQRYLGSFKTIATIVLPLVVLQTSLAPFYVPIIFGQKWVPAIPTLIWICFSALPIALSRSNSQLLQSIDKTGIDFYWNFVFTIIFSLALLVVVQAGNITWVAMTVCLTQAIAAPIFTTWVIRNVLSKH, from the coding sequence ATGCTAATCAAAAAACTAAAACAGCTCTCATCCAACCAATTTGCCAAAAATGTGGGCTGGCTGGGTGGGGCAGAGCTAGTCCAGCGAGTCTTTCGCCTAGTCACAACGGTGACCCTTGCCCGTATATTTACAACTCAGGACTATGGAATGGTTTCCGCCATTTATACGACCTTTGAGTTTACCATGACCTTCAGTTTGCGGGCAGGCATTGGTGCCAAAATTATTCAAGCAGATGAAGAACAGCTAGAAACCATTTGCAATACGGCCTACTGGTTAAATTGGATAGTTTGCGTTGCGATTTTTCTGCTGCAATGTGTGGCTGCCTACCCGATCGCTCAATTCTACGGAACCAATCAGCTTGTTTTGCCTCTGTGCGTTTCAGGGCTGAGCTACCTCATCTTTCCGTTTTTCATGATTCAGTCGGCACTGGTCGAGCGCGAAAATCGTTTACACATAAAAGCGTGGGGCTATGCAGCTCAGGCAATTTTAAGTAACGTCATTATTGTTGTCTTCGCTTTACTGGGCATGGGGGTGTGGGCTGTTGTCTGGTCTTCAGTCTTGAGTTATCCGGTTTGGATTTTTATTCTTCGTCACTATCAAACCTGGAGACCTTCTAAACCCTTTTCCCTGGAAGACTGGCAGGTGATTATTAAATTTGGGGGCAAACGTTTAGGGGTTGACCTGTTAGATCGATTGAGATTTAACATTGACTACTTGTTGGTTGGACGCTTTCTCGGTTTGGAAGCCCTGGGACTTTACTTTTTTGCATTTAATGCGGGAATTGGAATTAGTCAGAGCGTCCTTAACTCGCTAACTTTGGCCTGGTATCCTCACTTTTGCCAGGTTCGAACCGATCTGAGTCAGCTCAAGCAGCGCTACTTGGGCAGCTTTAAAACCATTGCCACGATCGTGTTGCCGCTGGTTGTGCTGCAAACCAGTCTAGCGCCGTTTTACGTGCCGATTATTTTTGGTCAAAAGTGGGTGCCTGCAATCCCCACGTTGATTTGGATTTGTTTCTCAGCCCTGCCGATCGCCCTGTCACGCTCAAATTCCCAGTTGCTGCAATCGATAGATAAAACAGGCATTGATTTTTACTGGAATTTTGTTTTTACCATTATCTTTTCGCTAGCGCTGCTTGTGGTTGTTCAAGCAGGAAACATAACTTGGGTCGCGATGACAGTGTGTCTTACCCAAGCGATCGCAGCACCCATCTTTACAACGTGGGTGATTCGCAATGTTCTCTCCAAGCATTAA
- a CDS encoding glutamine synthetase family protein, with translation MGKKSIRGMLTVDTLKQMIEDEQVETVLAVFPDLYGRLMGKRITGDYFLDEVLGHGIHACDYLLACDMEMDPIPGYAFTSWASGYGDFRLIPDWQTLRIASWLEKTAIVLCDVLNEEEDIPVNVAPRNVLKQQLEVAKSLGYSLMGASELELYVFADSYETAKQKNYHDLQPIGSYIEDYHVFQGTKEEFIVGAIRKHLDRSGIPVETSKGEWGPGQQEIGLRYADFLEMCDRHVLYKHAAREIAWQNNVAVTFMAKWDERYAGSSMHIHASLWDESGNPLFPGDEAFGPVHSSPLFRWFLGGWMAHIRELFAFYAPYPSSYKRYVAGSFAPTGIAWSYDNRTAGFRVLGHGSSLRLECRAPGADANPYLAFAATLAAGLDGIKNRIEPPTMFEGDVYAAQDLPQVPFSLNESIRELEKSIWARSVFGEDVIDHYLHFFRTEQRKFDEVVTSWERSRYFERA, from the coding sequence ATGGGGAAGAAATCTATACGCGGCATGCTAACTGTGGATACCCTCAAGCAGATGATTGAGGATGAACAAGTCGAAACTGTCCTCGCCGTCTTTCCTGATCTCTACGGACGGTTGATGGGCAAGCGAATTACAGGTGATTACTTCCTGGATGAGGTGTTGGGGCATGGCATCCATGCCTGCGACTACTTGCTTGCCTGTGATATGGAAATGGACCCAATTCCAGGTTATGCCTTTACCAGTTGGGCAAGCGGTTATGGAGATTTTCGCCTGATCCCCGATTGGCAAACGCTACGTATTGCCTCCTGGTTAGAAAAAACGGCGATCGTCCTCTGTGATGTGCTGAATGAGGAAGAAGATATTCCCGTTAACGTTGCTCCCCGGAATGTCCTAAAACAACAGTTAGAGGTTGCAAAATCTCTCGGTTACTCTCTCATGGGCGCTTCTGAATTGGAATTGTATGTATTTGCTGATTCCTACGAAACGGCGAAGCAAAAGAATTACCACGACCTTCAGCCGATCGGTAGCTACATTGAGGACTATCACGTTTTTCAGGGGACGAAGGAAGAATTTATTGTCGGTGCCATTCGCAAGCATCTCGATCGCTCCGGCATTCCGGTCGAGACTTCCAAGGGCGAGTGGGGACCGGGGCAGCAGGAAATTGGCTTGCGTTACGCCGACTTTTTGGAAATGTGCGATCGCCACGTCCTCTACAAACACGCTGCCAGGGAAATTGCCTGGCAGAACAATGTTGCCGTTACCTTCATGGCAAAGTGGGACGAGCGCTATGCCGGTTCCAGTATGCATATTCACGCGAGCCTCTGGGATGAGTCCGGCAATCCCCTTTTCCCTGGCGATGAAGCCTTTGGCCCTGTCCACAGTTCACCCCTGTTTCGCTGGTTCCTGGGCGGTTGGATGGCACACATTCGGGAACTCTTCGCCTTTTATGCTCCCTATCCCAGTTCCTATAAGCGCTATGTGGCTGGCTCCTTTGCCCCCACGGGCATCGCCTGGTCCTACGACAACCGCACCGCAGGCTTCCGCGTCCTGGGGCACGGTTCCTCCCTGCGCCTGGAATGTCGTGCCCCTGGGGCTGATGCCAACCCCTATCTGGCATTCGCTGCCACCCTAGCCGCTGGATTAGATGGCATTAAAAACAGGATTGAACCCCCGACCATGTTTGAGGGAGATGTGTATGCAGCCCAAGATTTGCCCCAGGTGCCTTTTAGCCTGAATGAGTCAATTCGAGAGTTGGAGAAAAGCATCTGGGCACGGAGCGTTTTTGGTGAGGATGTGATTGACCACTACCTGCACTTCTTCCGCACGGAACAGCGCAAGTTTGATGAAGTCGTTACCAGTTGGGAACGGTCACGTTACTTCGAACGGGCATAA
- a CDS encoding peptidoglycan DD-metalloendopeptidase family protein translates to MLDILLTALPQQAAQSVAMPQAKEPAVEQVAPDRAPLSVVQPAISLPETIAPNVSAKPKPVLVQSAATNIPSAPSKQSARSATPLHPSPSLGTQGKKRVPISPTTEQVTETNPHNLPIATAETPEQAARRKELEAAKAERLKLLKQKLAELVESEKPLKQELLRQSLRNAAINYAKAGQLDRAREVAKDLVLSPFSQAEVLMQIDALTAKRDPSTVAKSIAAKSLPTPGATPLQGRAPSSPTYLLPNSIPSINPSFLGSNFRLVKPWKLPGGISLLFPLPFAVPMTSGFGWRIHPVTGEQRFHSGVDLVAPMGTPVVAAFSGRVEAADWMDGYGLTIILSPKNGKQEALYAHLSAVFVKPGQWVEQGTLIGQVGSTGLSTGPHLHFELRQLSDIGWEPIDPSIQLGVALGKMGTYVAIAQESATAVDSPPNFATIPPPPTQKFSILHNF, encoded by the coding sequence ATGCTTGACATCTTACTGACCGCACTACCTCAACAGGCAGCCCAATCTGTTGCCATGCCCCAGGCCAAGGAACCTGCTGTTGAACAAGTCGCTCCTGATCGTGCCCCCCTTTCCGTAGTCCAACCAGCAATCAGCTTACCGGAGACGATCGCACCTAATGTTTCGGCAAAACCAAAACCGGTCTTAGTTCAATCTGCGGCAACGAATATCCCCTCGGCACCCTCTAAGCAATCGGCTCGGTCAGCCACGCCCCTTCATCCGTCGCCCTCGTTGGGTACCCAGGGGAAAAAACGAGTTCCAATTTCCCCCACAACCGAGCAGGTAACAGAAACCAACCCGCACAACTTGCCTATAGCAACCGCTGAAACCCCAGAACAAGCAGCCAGGCGAAAAGAGCTGGAAGCAGCCAAAGCCGAACGGCTAAAACTTCTCAAACAAAAATTGGCAGAGTTGGTTGAGAGTGAGAAGCCCCTCAAACAGGAATTATTGCGGCAAAGTTTGAGGAATGCTGCAATCAACTATGCCAAAGCTGGACAGCTCGATCGAGCACGGGAAGTTGCAAAGGATCTCGTCCTATCTCCTTTTTCACAGGCAGAAGTGCTGATGCAGATTGATGCGCTCACTGCCAAAAGAGATCCCTCCACCGTTGCCAAATCGATCGCTGCAAAGTCTCTTCCAACCCCTGGAGCAACTCCGCTGCAAGGCAGGGCACCCTCATCCCCTACCTATCTCCTACCCAATTCCATTCCCTCAATTAACCCTTCATTTCTCGGTAGTAATTTCCGGTTGGTAAAACCCTGGAAATTACCGGGTGGGATTAGCTTGTTATTTCCGCTTCCCTTTGCAGTGCCAATGACTTCTGGCTTTGGTTGGCGGATTCATCCAGTTACAGGGGAACAGCGCTTTCATAGTGGGGTTGACCTGGTGGCTCCGATGGGTACGCCTGTCGTTGCGGCCTTTTCTGGCAGGGTCGAAGCTGCCGACTGGATGGACGGCTACGGACTCACCATCATCCTGTCTCCTAAAAATGGTAAACAGGAAGCGTTATATGCTCACCTATCCGCTGTTTTTGTAAAGCCCGGACAATGGGTGGAGCAGGGAACTCTGATTGGGCAGGTGGGCAGTACGGGGCTTTCTACTGGACCTCACCTCCACTTTGAACTGCGCCAGTTGAGTGATATCGGTTGGGAACCGATCGACCCATCCATTCAGTTGGGAGTAGCGCTGGGGAAAATGGGCACCTACGTGGCGATCGCTCAAGAGTCAGCCACTGCGGTTGATTCACCCCCCAACTTCGCCACCATTCCCCCCCCTCCAACCCAGAAGTTTTCGATTTTGCATAACTTCTAG
- a CDS encoding DUF1802 family protein, with amino-acid sequence MPELHALKEWKVAVDALEQGEMILLLRKGGIREVSGNFALAHDQALLYPTFEHQKPHLLKEKYARQVAPVEPGWHPESVRIGAWAVITHTMQVSEPACVDSLLPFHIWNREFMIERLKWKPRQPLTLLLLRVYRLASPHMLAYDPGYGGCKSWISLNAGDRFRQ; translated from the coding sequence ATGCCGGAGCTCCACGCGTTAAAAGAGTGGAAGGTTGCAGTGGATGCCCTGGAACAGGGTGAAATGATTTTGCTGTTGCGCAAGGGGGGCATTCGCGAGGTCAGCGGAAATTTTGCTTTAGCCCATGATCAGGCGCTGCTTTATCCCACCTTTGAACACCAAAAGCCCCATTTGTTAAAAGAAAAATACGCCAGGCAGGTTGCGCCTGTCGAACCTGGTTGGCATCCTGAATCCGTTCGGATTGGGGCGTGGGCGGTCATTACGCATACGATGCAGGTTAGCGAACCCGCGTGTGTAGATTCTCTCCTACCCTTTCATATTTGGAATCGGGAATTTATGATTGAACGGCTGAAATGGAAACCAAGGCAGCCACTGACATTATTGCTGCTGCGAGTCTATCGCCTGGCCTCCCCACACATGTTGGCTTACGACCCTGGTTACGGGGGGTGCAAATCCTGGATCAGCCTGAATGCAGGCGATCGCTTTAGACAATAG
- a CDS encoding MFS transporter, translated as MGSLKVFSHLEPSLRRNLRILFIAGLLFWSSLAALLPTLSLYVQDVGGTSQQVGIVIGAFAIGMLVFRPWMGRLADQRGRKLVLLIGLTAVAIAPLGYLLTHSIPLLIAIRAFHGLSIAAFTTAYSALVVDISPVQSRGEVIGYMSLVNPVGMAIGPAFGGFLQEWVGYTPLFLLSAGAGLVGLICALQVVTPPLPLTQPSSHQKASQPFWQLLGSSRLRIPTLVLLLIGFAFGALATFLPLLIQATQVNFNAGLFFAAGAAASFGVRLLTGRASDRYGRGQFITLGIGLYTAAMVLTRMAQHPMSFLLAGIIEGAGAGTLIPMMMALLADRSHPEERGRVFGLCWAGFDLGIAIAGPVLGFFADAVGYRGLFGLASGLSFVALIVFITQSNKNLSHSIKFALGRGKDLYAL; from the coding sequence ATGGGATCGTTGAAAGTTTTTAGTCATCTGGAGCCGTCTCTGCGGCGAAACCTGCGGATTTTATTTATCGCTGGGTTGCTGTTTTGGTCAAGTTTGGCGGCACTGCTGCCCACGCTTTCGCTCTATGTTCAGGATGTGGGAGGCACCAGTCAACAGGTTGGGATTGTGATTGGAGCTTTTGCGATCGGTATGCTCGTGTTCCGTCCCTGGATGGGGCGTCTGGCAGACCAACGGGGGCGCAAGTTGGTATTGCTGATTGGGTTAACAGCAGTGGCAATTGCACCCTTGGGGTACCTGCTGACGCACTCCATTCCACTTCTGATTGCAATTCGCGCCTTTCATGGGTTGAGTATTGCAGCATTTACAACGGCTTACAGTGCGTTGGTGGTAGACATATCACCGGTGCAGAGTCGGGGAGAGGTAATTGGTTACATGAGCCTGGTTAATCCGGTGGGGATGGCGATCGGTCCTGCATTCGGTGGATTTCTCCAGGAGTGGGTCGGTTATACTCCCCTGTTTCTGCTGTCCGCTGGGGCAGGCTTGGTTGGGTTAATCTGTGCGCTTCAGGTGGTTACTCCCCCCTTGCCCCTGACCCAGCCCAGTTCTCACCAGAAAGCGAGTCAACCGTTTTGGCAGTTACTGGGCAGCTCCCGATTGCGGATTCCAACGCTGGTGCTCCTGCTGATTGGGTTCGCGTTTGGTGCACTGGCAACCTTTCTTCCCCTCCTGATTCAAGCAACCCAGGTCAACTTTAATGCCGGTTTGTTCTTTGCGGCTGGGGCTGCCGCCAGTTTTGGCGTGCGCTTGCTGACGGGACGAGCATCCGATCGGTATGGGCGAGGACAGTTTATTACCCTCGGCATTGGGCTTTATACCGCAGCAATGGTGCTAACCCGAATGGCCCAACACCCTATGTCCTTTTTGCTGGCAGGCATCATCGAAGGGGCAGGAGCCGGAACGTTGATTCCGATGATGATGGCGCTGCTTGCCGATCGCTCCCATCCTGAAGAGCGGGGGCGTGTGTTTGGACTCTGCTGGGCTGGATTTGATCTGGGAATTGCGATCGCGGGTCCAGTTTTGGGCTTTTTTGCAGATGCGGTTGGCTATCGGGGGTTGTTTGGACTCGCGAGCGGTCTGTCATTTGTGGCACTGATCGTCTTCATTACTCAGAGCAACAAGAACTTGTCTCACTCCATTAAGTTTGCATTGGGAAGAGGAAAAGATTTATACGCATTATAA
- a CDS encoding glycosyltransferase family 2 protein: protein MSSASPCVSIGLGVYNGENYLREALDSILAQTFQDFELIITDNASTDKTQEICEEYAARDQRIRYYRNERNLGASRNQSLTFELSKGKYFKLAAHDDVCAPEFLQKCVEVLEQNPDVVLCYPQTKIINEYGEIQEQYPDGKLRLRQSQKSGKLRQLLQPFLGDGNLHVNSPKPYLRFRSIACDMGKLHPVFGLIRADALRQTPLWENYGHADGVLLTRLALQGKFYEVPDFLFFSRAHAQQSCNLFRKEKGRHNYQAYAVWWDPNNAGKISVPTWKIFSEYCKTIAQADVSLQDKAWCYFDTLRWLRGNWKTLAQDLSAAWQQLTASWARRRPSIEDRAVSQ, encoded by the coding sequence ATGAGTAGTGCATCCCCCTGTGTAAGCATTGGATTAGGTGTTTACAATGGCGAGAATTATCTCAGAGAAGCGTTGGATTCAATTTTGGCTCAAACGTTTCAAGATTTTGAACTGATCATTACAGATAATGCTTCAACCGACAAAACCCAGGAAATCTGCGAAGAATATGCTGCCAGAGATCAGCGCATCCGTTATTACCGTAACGAACGCAATCTGGGTGCTTCTCGAAATCAAAGCCTCACATTTGAATTATCGAAAGGTAAATACTTTAAACTAGCTGCCCATGATGATGTTTGCGCTCCAGAATTCCTGCAAAAGTGCGTTGAAGTCCTGGAGCAAAACCCTGATGTGGTGTTGTGTTACCCCCAAACAAAAATTATCAATGAGTATGGAGAGATTCAGGAGCAGTACCCGGATGGCAAACTTCGACTCAGGCAATCTCAAAAAAGCGGCAAACTGAGACAATTGCTTCAGCCTTTCCTGGGCGATGGGAACCTTCATGTAAACTCTCCCAAACCCTACCTGCGCTTCCGCAGCATTGCCTGTGATATGGGCAAACTCCATCCTGTTTTTGGTCTTATTCGTGCCGATGCGTTGAGACAAACGCCCCTCTGGGAAAATTACGGCCATGCGGATGGGGTATTGCTGACGAGACTTGCGCTTCAAGGGAAATTTTACGAGGTACCAGACTTTCTGTTCTTCTCAAGGGCACACGCACAGCAATCGTGTAATCTCTTTCGGAAAGAAAAGGGAAGACATAACTACCAAGCCTATGCCGTTTGGTGGGACCCCAACAACGCTGGGAAAATTTCAGTTCCAACCTGGAAAATTTTTAGTGAGTACTGTAAAACGATCGCCCAGGCCGATGTTAGCCTGCAAGATAAAGCCTGGTGCTATTTTGATACGCTTCGTTGGTTGCGCGGCAACTGGAAAACGCTGGCTCAAGACTTGAGTGCAGCCTGGCAGCAGCTTACCGCCTCCTGGGCAAGACGGAGACCCTCGATTGAGGACAGAGCCGTCAGTCAATAA
- a CDS encoding 2-succinylbenzoate--CoA ligase: MIFSYLEARLGEDWLIGYDSQEFFALAHQVSQRLKPSTATPPTILLAERHPVKFLAYFMGACSTPCTIALANPDWGTTEWHQVLELVQPDLIWGEGGKTAEGRKAGARSQKPEARSQKLLKIQNSNLKIQNSKFKIQNSFSSPLILIPTGGTSGKIRFAAHTWETLMASVQGFQHYFGVHQIHSFCVLPPYHVSGLMQFLRSFTSGGKLILQPFKSIEGGDFGTVDPKDFFLSLVPTQLQRLLSPEKNFPQSPSPVTWLSQFKTVLLGGAPAWPGLLEMARQHQIRLAPTYGMTETASQIVTLKPEDFLRGINSCGQVLPHAQVTICDPEGNRLGSNQTGRITIQAKSLCLGYCLAGDGSDNANLKESLSNSINIQFQKGIFQPDDLGFFDSQGYLHIIGRSSDKIITGGENVFPAEVEAAIRMTGLIRDVCVMGVSDRHWGEAVCALYIPINPTVSSIKIQAALIDKLSKFKCPKHWIVVESLPRNLQGKIDRRQAKRMIELKIRAEN; the protein is encoded by the coding sequence GTGATTTTTTCCTATTTAGAAGCTCGGCTTGGAGAGGACTGGCTAATTGGTTACGACAGTCAGGAATTTTTTGCGCTTGCCCACCAGGTTTCACAAAGGTTGAAGCCATCCACTGCAACCCCTCCAACAATTCTTCTGGCAGAACGACACCCAGTTAAATTTCTGGCTTATTTCATGGGTGCCTGTTCCACCCCATGCACGATCGCCCTCGCTAATCCTGATTGGGGCACCACCGAATGGCACCAGGTGTTGGAATTAGTTCAACCCGACCTGATTTGGGGAGAGGGGGGAAAAACAGCAGAGGGGAGGAAAGCAGGAGCCAGGAGCCAGAAGCCAGAAGCTAGAAGCCAGAAGCTGCTCAAAATTCAAAACTCCAACCTCAAAATTCAAAATTCAAAATTCAAAATTCAAAACTCCTTTTCCTCCCCCCTGATCCTTATCCCCACTGGCGGAACCTCTGGGAAGATTCGCTTTGCTGCCCATACTTGGGAAACTCTGATGGCGTCGGTGCAGGGTTTTCAGCACTATTTTGGGGTGCATCAGATCCACTCCTTTTGCGTGTTGCCGCCCTACCATGTCAGCGGTTTAATGCAATTTCTGCGTTCTTTCACCTCGGGTGGCAAATTGATCCTTCAGCCCTTCAAGTCGATCGAAGGTGGAGATTTTGGCACAGTTGATCCAAAGGATTTCTTTCTTTCACTCGTTCCAACCCAGCTCCAACGGCTCCTCTCTCCTGAGAAGAACTTCCCCCAGTCTCCATCTCCGGTAACCTGGCTCTCCCAATTCAAGACAGTCCTCCTTGGGGGTGCCCCTGCCTGGCCTGGGTTGTTGGAAATGGCGAGGCAGCATCAGATTCGTCTAGCCCCCACCTATGGCATGACCGAAACGGCTTCCCAAATTGTGACGTTGAAACCGGAGGATTTTCTGAGGGGAATCAATAGCTGTGGTCAGGTTTTGCCCCATGCTCAGGTGACAATTTGTGATCCAGAGGGCAATAGACTGGGTTCAAACCAAACTGGCAGGATCACAATTCAGGCGAAATCTCTGTGTCTGGGTTACTGCCTGGCTGGGGATGGTTCAGACAATGCAAATTTGAAAGAATCCCTTTCAAATTCAATAAATATTCAGTTTCAGAAAGGAATTTTCCAACCAGATGACCTTGGTTTTTTTGATAGCCAGGGCTACTTACATATCATTGGACGATCGAGCGACAAAATTATTACGGGTGGGGAAAACGTATTTCCAGCAGAAGTTGAGGCTGCAATTCGGATGACCGGATTGATCCGGGATGTTTGTGTGATGGGTGTGAGCGATCGCCATTGGGGAGAAGCGGTTTGCGCTCTCTATATTCCCATCAATCCAACGGTTTCTTCTATAAAAATACAAGCCGCCCTTATTGACAAACTCAGTAAATTCAAATGTCCAAAGCATTGGATTGTGGTTGAATCTCTACCCCGAAATCTTCAGGGGAAGATCGATCGACGGCAGGCAAAAAGAATGATTGAATTGAAAATTAGGGCTGAGAATTAG
- a CDS encoding acyl-CoA thioesterase, which yields MPFTYHRTVRFQDTDAAGVVYFATILAICHEAYEASLVEVGIDLRGFFSGTETVIPIAHTSADFFRPLFCGDRLSVLLTPNSLKDSEFEINYEIFLINQLNKPTNRAKTRHVCINSTTRTRENVPSEIARWLQQFQIKH from the coding sequence ATGCCTTTCACCTATCACCGCACAGTCCGATTCCAGGATACGGATGCTGCTGGGGTTGTTTACTTCGCAACTATTCTGGCAATTTGCCATGAGGCTTATGAAGCCTCTCTAGTGGAAGTAGGGATAGATTTGCGTGGGTTTTTCAGCGGAACCGAAACGGTCATTCCGATCGCCCATACCAGTGCCGATTTTTTTCGTCCCTTGTTTTGTGGCGATCGACTCAGTGTTCTCCTGACCCCCAACTCCTTGAAGGACAGTGAATTTGAAATTAACTATGAAATTTTCCTGATCAATCAATTAAATAAGCCAACCAATAGGGCTAAGACCCGCCATGTTTGCATTAATTCCACCACCCGAACCCGAGAAAATGTACCATCAGAAATTGCCCGATGGCTACAACAATTTCAAATTAAGCATTGA
- a CDS encoding glycosyltransferase family 2 protein, which yields MSTASPRLSVGLPVYNGENYIREAIDSILTQTFEDFELIIADNTSTDKTQEICEEYAARDQRIRYYRNEYNLGASRNQCLTFELSRGEYFRLAAHDDICAPECFQKCVEILDQNPDVVLSYPQTKIINEQGEIQEQYPDGRLRIRTVQKSTLLRQLFQPFLGDGDLHVDSSSPHLRFRSIVSDMGKLHPIYGVMRASVLKQMPLWGNYGHADGVFLARLSLKGKFYEVPEFLFFSRDHAQQSSHLFREKKGKHNYRAYAVWWDPKNAGKITIPTWKIFSEYGKAIAQSEVSLQEKAWCYFDSLRWLRGNWGKLARDLNAVLQQLTVFLARPLVKDRVQPN from the coding sequence ATGAGCACTGCGTCACCACGACTGAGCGTTGGACTGCCTGTTTATAACGGTGAAAACTACATCAGAGAAGCAATAGATTCAATTTTGACCCAAACCTTTGAGGATTTTGAGCTAATTATTGCTGACAACACTTCAACCGATAAAACTCAAGAAATTTGCGAAGAGTACGCTGCTAGAGATCAACGAATCCGTTATTACCGCAATGAATACAATCTTGGGGCATCTCGAAATCAATGCCTGACCTTTGAATTATCAAGGGGTGAATACTTTAGGCTAGCTGCTCACGATGATATCTGTGCTCCAGAGTGTTTCCAAAAATGCGTTGAAATCCTGGATCAAAATCCTGATGTGGTGCTGTCTTATCCTCAGACGAAAATCATCAATGAGCAGGGCGAGATTCAAGAACAATATCCTGATGGCAGATTGCGAATCAGGACTGTTCAGAAGAGCACCTTACTGAGACAGTTGTTTCAGCCATTTTTAGGCGATGGTGACCTCCACGTTGACTCTTCAAGTCCCCACTTGCGGTTCCGTAGCATCGTCAGCGATATGGGTAAACTCCACCCAATCTATGGAGTGATGCGCGCCAGCGTCTTGAAGCAAATGCCGCTTTGGGGAAATTATGGTCATGCAGATGGAGTTTTTCTTGCAAGGCTCTCCCTCAAAGGAAAGTTTTATGAGGTGCCTGAGTTCCTATTTTTCTCTAGAGACCATGCTCAACAATCTTCTCACTTATTTCGCGAGAAGAAAGGCAAACATAACTATCGAGCTTATGCAGTTTGGTGGGATCCTAAAAACGCCGGAAAGATAACGATTCCAACCTGGAAAATCTTTAGTGAATACGGCAAAGCGATCGCACAGTCTGAAGTCAGCCTGCAAGAAAAAGCCTGGTGCTACTTTGATTCTTTGCGCTGGCTAAGAGGGAATTGGGGGAAATTGGCTCGAGACTTGAATGCAGTCCTGCAACAACTCACTGTCTTTCTGGCAAGACCGTTAGTTAAAGACAGAGTGCAACCCAATTGA